One Channa argus isolate prfri chromosome 15, Channa argus male v1.0, whole genome shotgun sequence DNA segment encodes these proteins:
- the cbx8a gene encoding chromobox protein homolog 8a, whose protein sequence is MELSAVGESVFAAESIIKRRIRRGRWEYLVKWKGWSQKYSTWEPEENILDARLFAAFEERERERELFGPKKRGPKPETFLLKAKAKEKTYEFSRETPRGIQVSYPIPEPVITPRAREGLRTVVPTIFPPSAVNRGESVNIRLPEPETRPRPSLPAALTLQDSVRFPKKRGRKPKLHLHYDKDDGSRSAEPDTKRSRLLEEPMSHDLSKMSRRLHHQGETSDHSLIQLTKMFQQETTITPKSRSEQRQAGSASLSYTCAFSPNVRRPDQGGHRTNCLSRMSIPHPSKLRHSVEHRSHQVQENRRPQEQSAAITAQSESIQDPPSLPASSWTPSFINVDTVTVTDVTMNLLTVTIKESSTDKGFFRQKR, encoded by the exons ATGGAGCTTTCGGCTGTTGGTGAGAGCGTCTTCGCAGCCGAGTCCATCATTAAACGGCGAATCAGACGG GGTCGTTGGGAATATCTCGTAAAATGGAAGGGCTGGTCTCAGAA GTACAGCACTTGGGAGCCGGAGGAAAACATTCTGGATGCACGACTCTTCGCTGCCTTCGAGGAGAG AGAGCGAGAACGGGAGCTGTTCGGGCCAAAAAAGAGGGGACCCAAACCAGAGACATTTCTATTAAAG GCTAAAGCCAAAGAAAAGACGTATGAATTTAGCAGAGAGACCCCCAGAGGGATCCAGGTTTCCTATCCCATCCCGGAGCCAGTCATAACACCGAGGGCCCGAGAGGGTTTGCGCACTGTGGTTCCCACAATCTTCCCCCCGAGCGCGGTCAACAGAGGAGAAAGCGTTAACATCCGACTACCAGAGCCAGAGACGAGGCCCAGACCGTCTCTACCTGCTGCTTTGACACTCCAAGACTCCGTCCGGTTCCCCAAAAAGAGAGGCCGCAAACCGAAGTTGCATTTACATTACGATAAAGACGATGGGAGCAGGTCAGCAGAGCCGGACACCAAGAGGAGCAGATTACTGGAGGAGCCAATGTCACACGATCTGTCCAAAATGTCCCGACGCCTGCATCACCAGGGAGAAACGTCAGATCACAGCCTCATCCAGCTGACCAAGATGTTTCAGCAAGAGACCACGATAACACCCAAATCCCGCAGCGAGCAGAGGCAGGCGGGGAGCGCGAGCTTGTCTTACACCTGCGCATTCAGTCCAAATGTGCGTAGACCCGACCAGGGGGGACACAGGACTAATTGCTTGAGCAGGATGTCTATTCCTCATCCCAGCAAGCTGAGGCACTCTGTGGAGCACCGGAGCCACCAGGTGCAGGAGAACCGTCGGCCCCAGGAACAAAGTGCTGCCATCACCGCACAGTCAGAGTCCATCCAAGATCCCCCCTCGCTGCCAGCCTCATCCTGGACGCCCAGTTTCATCAACGTGGACACTGTGACTGTGACAGATGTGACCATGAACCTCTTGACAGTCACCATTAAAGAGAGCAGCACGGACAAAGGCTTTTTCAGACAAAAAAGATGA